One region of Cystobacter ferrugineus genomic DNA includes:
- a CDS encoding serine/threonine-protein kinase: MSSQGAPDSDVSLAPPTKGEQGSGVDPLLGTCLGSFRLTRKLDQGGMGTVYLGEHVDIGSRVAIKVLHPRLSASTQVMRRFRMEARAVNLIGHENIVSIIDINPAPPRPYLVMEYLEGEPLSALLARGPVPPEVAVALLTQVCDALEATHAQGIVHRDLKPENLFLVQRGQGPAFVKVLDFGIAKLLDTEERNTDTAEGAIVGSADYMAPEQSRGEPLDGRADLYSLGVIAYQLLTGRRPFVEKSLTALLLAHQTKPPIPPHVLRPGVPSALSSVILRALAKTPEDRYQSASTLRGALQVAVEQGHARPTTQATPTTLSNFVLNPTLELPVRVTTPGPGSTSEMLRCTELTRAGMFLCTQRLPPLLSRLTVSLAHPEGELSCECEVVRHVRPDEASAWGMEPGFGVQLVEPSISFKAAVAHLLLGQPLDTLRPPIDPAAEAEVEQVLAPYYARGTEDLYAVLALATDKSCEELRLRARRAGQALERLCERPISPALRARVHTVLERVRKAGNTLGQPRRRALYDAERGNFTGVVRCLAEGLTVSQLEELRHDFLARHPHSQASLNAHLTRARTHHQAGRLALAREDYEHALLLDPLCLDLHRQHHAVCRAMEQKAPVPPRNKASGE, from the coding sequence ATGTCCAGCCAAGGCGCTCCAGACAGCGATGTTTCCCTCGCCCCGCCTACCAAGGGCGAGCAGGGCTCCGGGGTGGATCCGCTCCTGGGCACGTGCCTGGGCAGCTTCCGGCTCACCCGCAAGCTGGATCAGGGAGGCATGGGCACCGTGTACCTGGGCGAGCACGTGGACATTGGCAGCCGCGTGGCCATCAAGGTGCTCCACCCCCGGTTGAGCGCCTCCACCCAGGTGATGCGCCGCTTCCGCATGGAGGCGCGCGCGGTGAACCTCATCGGCCACGAGAACATCGTCAGCATCATCGACATCAACCCGGCGCCGCCCCGGCCCTACCTCGTCATGGAGTACCTGGAGGGTGAGCCCCTGTCGGCACTGCTCGCCCGCGGCCCGGTGCCACCCGAGGTCGCCGTGGCCCTGCTCACCCAGGTGTGCGACGCGCTGGAGGCCACGCACGCCCAGGGCATCGTCCACCGGGATCTCAAGCCGGAGAACCTCTTCCTCGTGCAGCGAGGCCAGGGCCCCGCCTTCGTCAAGGTGCTCGACTTCGGCATCGCCAAACTGCTGGACACCGAGGAGCGCAACACCGACACCGCCGAGGGCGCCATCGTCGGCTCGGCGGACTACATGGCGCCGGAGCAGTCGCGCGGCGAGCCGCTGGATGGCCGCGCCGACCTCTACTCCCTGGGCGTCATCGCCTACCAGTTGCTCACCGGGCGGCGGCCCTTCGTGGAGAAGTCGCTCACCGCGCTGCTGCTCGCGCACCAGACCAAGCCCCCCATTCCTCCGCACGTGCTGCGCCCCGGGGTGCCCTCGGCGCTCTCGAGCGTCATCCTCCGGGCGCTCGCCAAGACTCCCGAGGATCGCTACCAGAGCGCGTCCACACTGCGCGGCGCGCTCCAGGTGGCGGTGGAGCAGGGCCATGCGCGGCCCACCACCCAGGCCACGCCCACGACCCTGTCCAACTTCGTGCTCAACCCCACGCTGGAGCTGCCCGTGCGGGTGACGACGCCGGGCCCCGGCTCCACGAGCGAGATGCTGCGCTGCACGGAACTCACGCGCGCGGGCATGTTCCTGTGCACCCAGCGCCTGCCGCCCCTCTTGTCGCGGCTGACGGTGTCCCTGGCGCACCCCGAGGGCGAGCTGAGCTGCGAGTGCGAGGTGGTGCGGCACGTGCGGCCCGACGAGGCGAGCGCCTGGGGCATGGAGCCGGGCTTCGGCGTGCAGCTCGTGGAGCCCTCCATCTCCTTCAAGGCCGCGGTGGCGCACCTGCTGCTCGGCCAGCCGCTGGACACGCTGCGGCCCCCCATCGATCCGGCCGCGGAGGCCGAGGTGGAGCAGGTGCTCGCCCCGTACTACGCGCGCGGCACCGAGGATCTCTACGCCGTGCTCGCGCTGGCGACGGACAAGAGCTGCGAGGAGCTGCGGCTGCGCGCGCGCCGTGCCGGACAGGCCCTGGAGCGGCTGTGCGAGCGGCCCATCTCCCCGGCGCTGCGCGCCCGCGTCCACACGGTGCTCGAGCGCGTGCGCAAGGCGGGCAATACGCTCGGCCAGCCGCGGCGCCGCGCCCTCTACGACGCCGAGCGCGGCAACTTCACCGGCGTGGTGCGATGCCTCGCCGAGGGGCTCACGGTGAGCCAGTTGGAGGAGCTGCGCCACGACTTCCTCGCCCGGCATCCGCACAGTCAGGCCTCGTTGAATGCCCACCTGACCCGGGCCCGGACCCACCACCAGGCCGGCAGGCTCGCGCTCGCGCGGGAGGACTACGAGCACGCCCTGCTGTTGGATCCCCTCTGTCTGGACTTGCACCGGCAGCACCACGCCGTCTGCCGCGCGATGGAGCAAAAGGCCCCCGTTCCCCCGAGGAACAAGGCCTCCGGCGAGTAG
- a CDS encoding ankyrin repeat domain-containing protein, translating into MANLIDAVRLGDTGVVRALFERDPQSLHRGDAQGMTPLMWAAWHGAVELVRWLLAHGAQAAVRDIRGATALVLAAERGHLETVRELVARADQDERGEALRQAVGAGRHEVTAWLLDEAGAPLEYGGAEGKTPLTCAVLGGHSALADELLRRGANVAAPSSHFLALENLQDSGWQPLHYAADRRHALLVQQLLDAGATVDAATVLGTTPLMLAVLRGDEDTVRLLLRAGAEPLRENLGRASALSLSRQQGKPHITRLLERRAEEAPLTRVQHRVNGLGERAS; encoded by the coding sequence ATGGCCAACCTGATTGATGCCGTGCGGTTGGGAGACACGGGCGTGGTCCGGGCGCTGTTCGAGAGGGATCCCCAATCCCTGCACCGGGGAGACGCCCAGGGGATGACGCCACTGATGTGGGCCGCCTGGCATGGCGCGGTGGAGCTGGTGCGGTGGCTGCTCGCGCACGGCGCGCAGGCGGCGGTGAGGGACATCCGGGGCGCCACGGCGCTGGTGCTCGCGGCCGAGCGGGGCCACCTGGAGACGGTGCGCGAGCTGGTGGCACGGGCGGACCAGGACGAGCGCGGCGAGGCGCTGCGGCAGGCGGTGGGCGCCGGGAGGCACGAGGTGACGGCCTGGCTGCTGGACGAGGCGGGAGCGCCGCTGGAGTACGGTGGGGCGGAGGGCAAGACGCCCCTGACGTGCGCCGTGCTCGGAGGCCACTCGGCCCTGGCGGACGAGTTGCTGCGGCGGGGAGCGAACGTGGCGGCGCCCAGCTCCCACTTCCTCGCCTTGGAAAACCTCCAGGACTCCGGCTGGCAACCCCTGCACTACGCCGCGGATCGCCGGCACGCGCTGCTCGTGCAACAACTGCTCGACGCGGGCGCCACGGTGGACGCCGCGACGGTCCTGGGCACCACCCCGCTGATGCTGGCCGTGCTTCGCGGGGACGAGGACACCGTGCGGCTGCTCCTGCGCGCGGGCGCGGAGCCGCTGCGCGAGAACCTGGGCCGCGCCAGTGCGCTGTCGCTGTCGCGACAGCAGGGCAAACCCCACATCACCCGGCTGCTCGAGCGCCGGGCCGAGGAAGCCCCCCTCACGCGCGTCCAGCACCGCGTGAACGGCCTGGGCGAGCGCGCCTCCTAG